The following are from one region of the Anguilla rostrata isolate EN2019 chromosome 7, ASM1855537v3, whole genome shotgun sequence genome:
- the LOC135259368 gene encoding interleukin-8-like: MVKRQQLHGQTLGASKLPREAEPHRPEVISAPVHQCVLRCSGEANPDTTMDCRVIASVLICLAFVSITTTGLELRCSCIKRRSEFIPRKHIHQLEIIPAGAHCERPEVIITMKGGKLNNKICVDPEARWVKTLIHSSTRKMGQKK, translated from the exons atggttaaaagGCAGCAACTGCACGGTCAGACACTGGGAGCGAGTAAGTTACCACGAGAGGCAGAACCGCACAGGCCTGAAGTGATATCCGCACCGGTCCACCAGTGTGTTCTCCGCTGTTCCGGTGAAGCAAACCCAGATACCACCATGGACTGCAGGGTCATAGCTTCCGTTCTCATCTGCCTGGCGTTTGTGTCCATCACCACTACAG gCTTAGAGCTGCGTTGCAGCTGCATTAAAAGACGCAGTGAGTTCATTCCTCGCAAGCACATCCATCAGCTGGAGATCATCCCCGCAGGTGCACACTGCGAAAGGCCGGAAGTCAT TATTACAATGAAGGGAGGAAAACTCAATAACAAGATATGCGTGGATCCTGAAGCCAGATGGGTGAAGACTTTGATTCATTCCTCAACGAGAAAG ATGggacagaaaaaataa